The DNA sequence TTGGATCATAAGCTTCTTTGCTATAGCGCTGGTAGGTAATGGGGTGGCGTTTATTTTTCTGCATGAGACGGGGGTGCTTGGGGGACCCGTTTTAGCGTTGATTTCGCTTCTGGTCGTGTATTTGCTGTTGCGCAAGGACTTCTCGAGGCGTTATCATCAAATCAGAACCTTAGATAATCTACTTTGGGAGCTGCGGTGGTTTAGCGTTGAGCTTAGGCGAGCAGAGTTCTAAACCCGACCTCTACGTCATCGCCCGCATAATCAAGGCGCTTAAAGAAAAAAACAAAATGAACAAAACCGCGCTCGCCACCTCCACAGGATTAGCGTACGATAATTTGGTGAAGTATCTGGCATGGATGTCTGAGAAGGGCTTTGTCGCCGTCACCGATGAGGGGTTGGTATGCTTAACTGCGGAGGGTTCAAGGGCATACGATGATTTGGTGCAGTGGATAATTAAGTATGTGGGGAAACTCAAGTTTCCTAGGGCAAAATTCCTCAAGCTCCAGACCTGAGTGGTGCTCATTTGGAATGAGTATACCTTTTAAGCCGCCTCAATATATTGCTATCAAATATATTCACATAAGTGGGAAAAAAAATGGTAGCAATAGTTGAAGCTATAGATTTAAAAAAAACCTATATGCTTGGAAAAGTGCCGGTTGAAGCACTCAGAGGCATAAACCTCCACGTCGCCGCCGGCGAATTCGTATCGATCCTTGGACCATCCGGAAGCGGCAAGTCCACCATGCTCAACCTCATCGGAGCACTCGACAAGCCAACATCAGGCAGGCTCCTAATCGACGGCTTAGACGTCGCAATGCTCAACGATAACCAACTCTCCGAGCTGCGACTCAAAATAGGCTTTGTTTTCCAGTTCTTCAATCTCATCCCCAGGTTAAGCGCCCGCGACAACGTAGAGTTAGCCCTATCCATCGCTAACGTACGCAAACGAAAAAGACGCAGACGCGCAACCGAGCTTCTTGAAACAGTGGGCCTCAAAGACAGGATGAAGCATAAACCCACTGAATTAAGCGGTGGACAACAACAACGAGTCGCAATCGCAAGGGCGCTAGCTAACGACCCCAAGTTCCTGCTGCTTGATGAACCCACAGGAAACGTTGACTCAAAAACAGCAAAGGAGATTCTGGATTTAATCCACCTGCTAAACAAAGAAAAAGGAGTCAGCATAATCATGGTTACCCACGACGAAAAACTAGCCCATGAAGCCACAAGAACCATCCGGATGGTTGACGGTCAAATATCCGAGCAAGTGGTGAATTAAGATGCGGTCCAGCGATATCTTCGGTTACTCTTTCAATGCCATTCGGCTCCGCAAACTCAGAGCTGCTTTAACGACGCTGGGCGTTGTCATCGGCATCGCCGCCATCGTGGCGCTGCTATCCATCACCCAGGGGCTGGAGGCGTCACTGACAAGCCAGCTAAACGAGGGCTTAGCCGCAGACACCCTTGTCGTCACTGCCGGCGGCGGCTTTGCTGATTTCTCAAACCAGGGATCCACCAGCGGCGGCGGCTTTTCTGGCTTATCAAATGATGATTCGGGGTTTGCACTCTACCTCAACGACACCGAAATAATCAGTGACCTCTCCCCCGATATTGTAGCGACAGCAGGCGTCATCAGCCACAGCGGATACGTGCAAACCGCAGACCTTGATGAATCCGTAACCATCTACGGCGTTGACTTCGCAACCTACGAGGAAATCTACAGCAACACCTTCGTAGCTCAAGACGGCAGCATACCCTCCAACCCCGACTTAGACGAGGCCATCGTGGGCGCTAGGGTTGTTGACCCCGGCGACAACAGCACCCTCTACTTCGGCGTCGGCGACCACATCAACCTCACATGGACCAACTCGTCAGCTTACCCGCTTACCAACCAAACCACCACGATGGTTGTTTCAGGCGTGCTAGAAGAAGTCGGCGGCTTGACCCTATCGGGTCCATCGGACAGCGGCGTGTATATTCCCTTAGAGAAAGCCGAGGACTTTTTAGGCTCCGCCAAATGCAGCATGATAGTATTGAAGCTCACAGACAGCAGCGACGCCACGATAGATTCGGTAACTGAAGCGATTAAGGACCACTATGGCTCTAACGTCTCGGTTTTATCTTCCACCTCGATGCTCAGCATGATTAACACAATCTTTAGCACCATACAACTGTTCCTCTTAGGCATCGCAGGCATCTCGCTGCTAGTCGCCGGCGTAGGCATAATGAACATCATGATTGTCTCCATGATTGAACGCACACGCGAAATCGGCACGCTCAAAGCGTTAGGCATGAAAAGCCGCACGGTGCTCTCGATTTTCCTGGGCGAATCAGCCATCATAGGCGTCATCGGCGCCGTTATCGGGATAATCGCTGGTTACGGCTTAGCAGTGGCTGTTGCACAAATCTTGGGCTCAGGGCTACTGGGCGGAGGCGGCGGATTAACCATCACTCCCACGTTGACTCCGCTAGTGCTTTTGGGCGCCTTCGGCTTCGGTATAGGCGTCAGCGTTATCTTTGCCCTGTACCCCGCATGGAAGGCATCAAAGCTCAAGCCCGTAGAGGCGTTGAGGTACGAATAAAGGTGAATAAAATGAACGGAAAACAAATGTATAAAAAAACTCGTAGCTTCGCAGCTTTAGCGGTGCTCTGCGCCATGCTGGCTATGCCCCTATTGGCGGTTGCGGACGCATCCACCGTCGCCATCATAAATGTTGCTCCAACCAGCGACAGCAAAGTAATCACTGTAATCGGCAACGGCTTTGACCCAAGCGAGCAGGTTTACCTTGCCTTGGCCAACGCAACCACCGGCGTGGTCGTGTATAACTTCACCGAATCCATAACCACCAGCAGCATGGGCTTATTCACCAAAGAAGTAACCCTGCCCACCCTGCCCTACGGCAACTACTACATAGTCGCAAAAACCTCCACCGTCACCGCCTACAAAGAATACAGCCTAGCATATGCAGCTAACCCCAAAATCGCGGTGACACCCCCAAACAGCAACATCATCAAAGTCGCAGGCATCGGCTTTAGCCCCGCTGACATCGCGGCTTTCACTTTACTGGGGCAGTACTACACTTCAGCCTTCAACTTCACCGACTACGCCTTCGCCGACGCCCAAGGCAACTTCACAGCAACCCTGATAATCCCAACCAGCCTCAGCGGCAACTACACCCTACTGGCCGCAACCCGAACCGGGTTAACAGCAAACGCATCCATAACTGTGCCGGATTTAACTGGACCCAAAGGCGACACAGGCGAAGCGGGGGATCGGGGACCAAAAGGCACAGCGGGCATAGATGCGGAGGCTGCAGACGGCACTTTAGTCTATGTGGCTATAATCATAAGTGTCATAGCCGCAGTTGTCTCTGTGGCTTCTTTACTAAGAGACCGCGAACCCGACGAGGACTAA is a window from the Candidatus Bathyarchaeota archaeon genome containing:
- a CDS encoding winged helix-turn-helix domain-containing protein — protein: MSLGEQSSKPDLYVIARIIKALKEKNKMNKTALATSTGLAYDNLVKYLAWMSEKGFVAVTDEGLVCLTAEGSRAYDDLVQWIIKYVGKLKFPRAKFLKLQT
- a CDS encoding ABC transporter ATP-binding protein → MVAIVEAIDLKKTYMLGKVPVEALRGINLHVAAGEFVSILGPSGSGKSTMLNLIGALDKPTSGRLLIDGLDVAMLNDNQLSELRLKIGFVFQFFNLIPRLSARDNVELALSIANVRKRKRRRRATELLETVGLKDRMKHKPTELSGGQQQRVAIARALANDPKFLLLDEPTGNVDSKTAKEILDLIHLLNKEKGVSIIMVTHDEKLAHEATRTIRMVDGQISEQVVN
- a CDS encoding ABC transporter permease, producing MRSSDIFGYSFNAIRLRKLRAALTTLGVVIGIAAIVALLSITQGLEASLTSQLNEGLAADTLVVTAGGGFADFSNQGSTSGGGFSGLSNDDSGFALYLNDTEIISDLSPDIVATAGVISHSGYVQTADLDESVTIYGVDFATYEEIYSNTFVAQDGSIPSNPDLDEAIVGARVVDPGDNSTLYFGVGDHINLTWTNSSAYPLTNQTTTMVVSGVLEEVGGLTLSGPSDSGVYIPLEKAEDFLGSAKCSMIVLKLTDSSDATIDSVTEAIKDHYGSNVSVLSSTSMLSMINTIFSTIQLFLLGIAGISLLVAGVGIMNIMIVSMIERTREIGTLKALGMKSRTVLSIFLGESAIIGVIGAVIGIIAGYGLAVAVAQILGSGLLGGGGGLTITPTLTPLVLLGAFGFGIGVSVIFALYPAWKASKLKPVEALRYE